The Syntrophales bacterium region GCGAGGCCGGACGCCTGTTGTGGAAGCGGCGGCTCTTACACGATCACACACCCGGAGACGTCTCTCCGGATCACCGGCCGGAAGATCGAGGATGTTCTCTCAACAGGTGCCGACAGGGTCGTAACGGGATGTCCCGGCTGCATGATGCAGCTCTCCGAGGGGCTTGCCCGGGCAGGACGGCCGATTGCCGCCGGCCATTACATATCGCTCTTGGCCCGGGCCTACGATGAAAAATTCTGAAATCGGAAAGCGAAAAACGAGATCGGAACCGTAACAATGCGAAAAAAGGATTTTTGAAGAATCGCCTCTCCCCCTTCCCGTAACCCATCGGGAAGGGATTTCCCCGGTCCGGCGCCAGGCAACCCCTGGCGCCGGATTGTCTTTGTGAGGAACCCCGTTGCAATCGCCGGGCTGAAACGCTATGCATCGGCATGCGATCTGAACCTTCTAATCAGGATCGAAAAATGGAACGGCATGCATCGTTAACCTGCGCGAACATGATGAGCGTTTTGCTTTTCGCCGCATCTCTGCTGCTGGGGCCTGTCTGCCATGCGGGGGAGCTGCCGCCTGCAGCAGGGGCGGAGATCGCCCATCTCTTTACCTATCTGGAGACCTCCGGCTGCGACTTCTACCGGAACGGCTCCCGGTACGGCAGCCGGGAGGCGGCGGCGCACCTCCGGAGAAAGTATCAGTATCTCCTCGAAAAGGGCATGGTATCCTCCGCCGAGGAGTTCATCGAGCGGGCCTCCTCGAAAAGCAGCTCCAGCGGGAAGCCTTATCAGGTCCGCTGCGGCGGGGGGAAACTCACGGAGAGCGGCCCGTGGCTCCGGGCAGAACTCATGAAATACAGAAGATCGCGAAAGTAACTTCGATCGTTTGAGGCTGATCGCAACCGGATCCCTGCTCCCGTTGTCATTGGAAACGGGTTTTTAGATGGAGAAAGCATGCTGCTTGATCGGAAAATCGTCGTGGTCATGCCGGCCTACAATGCGGCAAAGACCCTGAAAAAGACCTATGACGAGGTGATGGAGCAGGGAATCGTGGATCTCGTGATCCTGGTGGACGACGCCAGCCGCGACGAAACGGCGGAGATCGCCGCTGCCCTGCCGAAGACGAAAGTTTTCGTCCATGGCGAGAACCGCGGCTACGGGGCGAACCAGAAAACCTGCTACCGCCTGGCCCTGACGGAGGGGGCGGACATTGTCATCATGGTTCACCCGGATTACCAGTATACGCCGAAGCTCATCCCCGCCATGGCGTCCATGATCGCCGGCGGCCTGTATTCATGTGTCCTGGGGTCCAGGATCCTGGGAGGTTACGCACTGAAGGGCGGCATGCCCCTGTGGAAGTACGCCGCCAACCGGTTCCTGACGCTGGTGGAGAATTTCCTGATCGGAGCCAAACTGTCGGAATACCACACGGGCTATCGGGCTTTTTCCCGGGAACTCCTGGAGAGGCTTCCCCTGGAAGGGAATTCGGACGATTTCGTCTTCGACAACCAGATGCTGGCCCAGGTCGTCTGGCTCGGCTATATCGTCGCCGAGGTGAGCTGTCCCACGCGGTATTTCGCCGAGGCGTCGTCCATCAATTTCCGGAGGAGCGTGGAATACGGCCTGGGCTGCCTCCGGACGGCGCTGGAGTTCCGCCTGGCCCGGTGGGGACTCCGATCGTCGAAACTTTTCCCGGAGCGACCCGGCCGAAACGGACAATAGACAGATGTTGCGCTTTTCCTGTCCGGGAGGCCGGGGAGGCGATTCGAGTTTCAGGCCTGCCGTTCTGCCGGCGGCCGCCGATCCCGTCAACGGGAGGTGAATCCATGCCTGTTCCGTCTTTGCAGAAATCGTTTCCCTTCAAGAAGATCGACGCCTTTGCCACAGCGACATCGGAAGGGAACCCCGCCGGGGCGGTCTATCTGAATGCGCCGGGTGAGATGACGGCCGAGGAGATGCTGAGGATTGCCCGGGAGCTGAAGGGGTTCGTTTCCGAAGTGGGGTATCTCTGGAAAATTGAGGATGGAACGTACGGCCTGAAGTACTACTCGTCGGAGCGGGAAGTGGCGTTCTGCGGCCATGCGACCATTGCCGTCACGTATGACCTGATCGGGAGTGACCCTGCCCTTCTCGGCCGGAAGAGCATCCGGATCGTCAACAACATGGGGACGCTGACGGTGGAAAACAGGATCGAGGGGGAAAACGCGGTGTTCGTTGCGGCGCCCGAGCCCGTGTTTGCAGATGTCCGGATCGACGGGAACGGCTTTGCCGGGGCCGCGGGCATCGATCCCGGCGAGCTGGATCGGGATCGTCCGGTATCCGTCGTGAACGCCGGCCTTCAGACGCTGATCGTTCCGATCCGGCGGCTGGATGCCGTGCTTGGGATGTCTCCCCGCCTGGAGGAGCTGAAATTCTACTGCGAGGCGCACTCCGTCGATATCGTGACGGTGTACTCCCGTGAAACGGCCGATGGGGCGAACGCCTTCCGGACGCGCGTGTTCGCGCCGACCTTCGGGTATCTCGAAGACCCCGCCACGGGATCCGGAAACGCGGCCTTCGGCGGCTATCTCCTGAAGAACGGGTATTGGGACGGATCGTCCATCAGCCTGGAGCAGAACGGCGATTTCGGAAGGCCGAACATCGTCCGGCTGCTGGCCCGGGACGACGGGGGCGGCATGCGTGTCTGGTTCGGCGGGGGGGCGATTGTCAGGATTCGGGGCGAGTATTTTCTGACATAGAGGCGGCCTGCCGTCCATGCCCGGTCCGTGGCATCCCGGCGGCTCGCCGCTCCCGGACTTGTGCAGTCCTCATTTTTCCCTTCGTCTTTTGGCCGGAGCCGGATCCGTACGCCGAGGCCTTTCCCTCCCGCTCATCTTCCCGTCAATCCGTACGGACCGGCAGCGGCGCGCCCTCGGCCGAGACGATTTTCCAGAACATGGGATAGAACGCGGGGAGGGTGTCCGCCAGTTTCCATTTCATGCCCTGGAAGAACCACATGTGGATCTGCCGGTAGCAGAACATGAAATACAGGTCCATGAGGTCCCGCAGGCGGATGGCCGGGTCGATCTCCCCCCGCTTCCGGCCGTGCTCGAAGACGATCTCGAACATCCTGGTGGCGTCTTCCCGGATGTAGGACTGCTCCCGCATCCAGGTTCTCATGGGGACCGTGATGAAGGCCGTGATCGCGACCCCCGGGTTCTGGTCGTAGAAATCAAGGGTCACCCAGAAGATCTTGCGGAAAATCTCACGGGTGCTTTCGATCCCCTTGATGTGGATTTCGGCCAGCCGGCCGACCTCGGTGATCTTTTCGTCGAGGATGGCGAAGAGAAGCGCCTCCTTGGAGGGGAAATACTTGTAGATCGTGCTGGGGCTGATGCCGGACCGGCGATAGATCTCCCGCAGGTTGACC contains the following coding sequences:
- a CDS encoding DUF5329 domain-containing protein, whose protein sequence is MERHASLTCANMMSVLLFAASLLLGPVCHAGELPPAAGAEIAHLFTYLETSGCDFYRNGSRYGSREAAAHLRRKYQYLLEKGMVSSAEEFIERASSKSSSSGKPYQVRCGGGKLTESGPWLRAELMKYRRSRK
- a CDS encoding glycosyltransferase family 2 protein — encoded protein: MLLDRKIVVVMPAYNAAKTLKKTYDEVMEQGIVDLVILVDDASRDETAEIAAALPKTKVFVHGENRGYGANQKTCYRLALTEGADIVIMVHPDYQYTPKLIPAMASMIAGGLYSCVLGSRILGGYALKGGMPLWKYAANRFLTLVENFLIGAKLSEYHTGYRAFSRELLERLPLEGNSDDFVFDNQMLAQVVWLGYIVAEVSCPTRYFAEASSINFRRSVEYGLGCLRTALEFRLARWGLRSSKLFPERPGRNGQ
- a CDS encoding PhzF family phenazine biosynthesis protein, producing MPVPSLQKSFPFKKIDAFATATSEGNPAGAVYLNAPGEMTAEEMLRIARELKGFVSEVGYLWKIEDGTYGLKYYSSEREVAFCGHATIAVTYDLIGSDPALLGRKSIRIVNNMGTLTVENRIEGENAVFVAAPEPVFADVRIDGNGFAGAAGIDPGELDRDRPVSVVNAGLQTLIVPIRRLDAVLGMSPRLEELKFYCEAHSVDIVTVYSRETADGANAFRTRVFAPTFGYLEDPATGSGNAAFGGYLLKNGYWDGSSISLEQNGDFGRPNIVRLLARDDGGGMRVWFGGGAIVRIRGEYFLT
- a CDS encoding TetR/AcrR family transcriptional regulator, producing MTTEKKTPTAVEKPSLPAKVKERLYPAVLDLFSQHDFHQVNLREIYRRSGISPSTIYKYFPSKEALLFAILDEKITEVGRLAEIHIKGIESTREIFRKIFWVTLDFYDQNPGVAITAFITVPMRTWMREQSYIREDATRMFEIVFEHGRKRGEIDPAIRLRDLMDLYFMFCYRQIHMWFFQGMKWKLADTLPAFYPMFWKIVSAEGAPLPVRTD